From a region of the Solanum stenotomum isolate F172 chromosome 2, ASM1918654v1, whole genome shotgun sequence genome:
- the LOC125854357 gene encoding filament-like plant protein 4, protein MDRRSWPWKKKSSDKTASEKPVALTVESASAPSDSTESKVEQSKQEIKKPKYVQISVESYSHLTGLEDQVKSLEEQVNGLEDEVKDLNEKLSAAQSEMTNKENLVKQHAKVAEEAVSGWEKAESEAATLKNHLESVTLLKLTAEDRASHLDGALKECMRQIRNLKEEHEQKLHDVIQNKAKQFDKMRHEFEAKIANLDQQLLRSAAENSALSRSLQERSSMVIQLSEEKSQAEAEIEMLKSNIESCEREINSLKYELHINSKELEIRNEEKNMSVRSAEVANKQHLEGVKKIAKLEAECQRLRGLVRKKLPGPAALAQMKLEVESLGRDYGDSRVKKSQGRPSSPQFSSLPDFSFDSVQKFHKENEQLMERLLAMEEETKMLKEALAHRNSELQASRSICAKTSSKLQSLEAQLQANVEQKSPQKSTIRRQPSEGSFSHEANHLPRLASMSEDGNDDNVSCASSWTTALMSDLSHVKKEKNFDSPHKSESASHLDLMDDFLEMEKLAYQSSDTNGAVSSPDIPNNARPETTKVDTSMYVTTSPDSQLKEHNETSVSGDQASRNEEVSSQSHQPLSDTSISMKLQSRISTVLESLSKEADIQRIQEDLREIVQEMRNSLIPQSTKSIVEITLSSKTATESQPSLDDGEANLEKEIPVSEDSKSCNESIHGISKELADAMSQIHDFVLFLGKEAKAIQGTAPDGSGINEKLDDFSATYVEVISNRLSMVNFVLDLSHVLSNASQLHFNILGYKNSETEISTSDCIDKVALPENKDLQHSGEVYANGCAHFSDSTSDPDIPHEGSLVPTSESTSTSLKCSLEEVEQLKLEKENMALDLARYSENLESTKSQLTETEQLLAEVKSQLVSAQKANSLAETQLKCMAESYNSLETRTEELQTEVNHLQAKIESLDNELQEEKKNHQDTLASCKDLEEQLQRMESAADLDAKTNQEKDLTAAAEKLAECQETIFLLGKQLNSLRPQTEFMGSPYIDRSSKGEGFREESTTTSMNIHDNDLAEMDSASSVKATCESPVDIYNVSYSPSDTEVNNPLRSPISSKSPKHRSTKSGSSSSAGPTPEKQSRGFSRFFSSKGKTGS, encoded by the exons ATGGATCGGAGGAGTTGGCCCTGGAAGAAGAAATCATCAGATAAGACAGCAAGTGAGAAACCTGTAGCTCTTACAGTGGAATCAGCATCTGCCCCTTCAGATTCAACTGAATCTAAGGTTGAACAG AGTAAACAGGAAATCAAGAAACCGAAGTATGTGCAAATTTCTGTTGAATCTTATTCACATTTGACTGGACTGGAGGATCAAGTTAAGTCTCTCGAGGAACAAGTGAATGGCTTAGAGGATGAAGTCAAGGATTTGAATGAAAAGTTGTCTGCTGCACAGTCAGAAATGACTAATAAGGAGAACCTGGTGAAACAGCATGCTAAAGTTGCTGAAGAAGCTGTCTCAG GTTGGGAGAAGGCTGAGTCAGAAGCCGCAACACTGAAAAATCACCTGGAATCCGTCACTCTTTTGAAGCTTACTGCTGAAGACAGGGCATCACATTTAGATGGTGCACTGAAGGAGTGCATGCGGCAGATACGTAATTTGAAAGAAGAGCATGAACAGAAGCTGCATGATGTAATTCAGAATAAAGCCAAACAGTTTGACAAAATGAGGCATGAGTTTGAAGCAAAGATAGCTAACTTGGACCAACAGTTACTCAGGTCTGCAGCAGAAAATTCTGCACTCTCAAGGTCTTTGCAGGAGCGTTCTAGCATGGTGATACAGCTCAGTGAAGAAAAATCCCAAGCTGAAGCAGAAATAGAGATGTTGAAGAGCAATATCGAGTCATGTGAAAGGGAGATAAATTCTCTGAAATATGAACTCCATATTAACTCAAAGGAACTAGAAATTCGTAACGAGGAGAAAAATATGAGTGTACGGTCTGCCGAAGTTGCAAATAAACAACACCTGGAGGGAGTGAAGAAAATTGCAAAATTGGAAGCAGAGTGTCAGAGATTACGTGGTCTTGTCCGGAAGAAGTTGCCTGGGCCTGCAGCCTTGGCCCAAATGAAGCTTGAGGTTGAGAGTTTGGGTAGAGATTATGGGGACAGCCGAGTAAAGAAATCCCAAGGAAGGCCTTCTAGTCCACAGTTTTCCAGTTTGCCAGATTTTTCATTTGATAGTGTGCAGAAGTTCCATAAAGAGAATGAGCAATTAATGGAACGCCTTTTGGCAATGGAGGAGGAAACAAAGATGTTGAAAGAAGCTTTGGCACACCGGAACAGTGAATTACAAGCGTCCAGGAGTATTTGTGCAAAGACGTCCAGCAAGCTTCAGAGTTTGGAAGCACAGCTGCAAGCAAATGTTGAACAGAAAAGCCCACAAAAGTCCACCATTCGACGACAGCCTTCTGAGGGTTCCTTTAGCCATGAAGCAAATCATCTTCCAAGATTGGCTTCCATGTCTGAAGATGGAAATGACGATAATGTTAGTTGTGCTAGCTCTTGGACAACAGCATTAATGTCTGATCTCTCCCATGTCAAGAAGGAGAAGAACTTTGACAGTCCACATAAATCTGAAAGTGCAAGCCACCTGGATCTCATGGATGACTTTTTGGAGATGGAGAAATTAGCTTATCAGTCCAGTGACACAAATGGAGCAGTTTCAAGTCCAGATATTCCAAATAATGCAAGACCCGAAACTACAAAAGTTGACACCTCCATGTATGTCACCACAAGCCCAGATTCTCAGCTGAAAGAACATAATGAGACAAGTGTATCAGGAGATCAAGCATCTCGCAACGAGGAAGTATCATCACAAAGTCATCAACCTCTTTCAGATACATCCATATCCATGAAGCTCcaatcaagaatttcaactgtTTTGGAGTCTTTGTCAAAGGAAGCTGACATTCAAAGAATTCAAGAGGATCTCAGAGAGATTGTGCAGGAAATGCGCAACTCCTTGATACCGCAATCAACTAAGAGCATTGTTGAGATAACTCTTTCCTCGAAGACTGCTACTGAATCTCAGCCCTCTCTTGATGATGGCGAGGCAAATTTAGAAAAGGAAATTCCTGTCTCAGAAGATAGTAAGTCATGCAATGAGTCtatccatggtattagcaaaGAATTAGCAGATGCTATGTCTCAAATTCATGACTTTGTACTCTTTCTGGGCAAAGAAGCAAAGGCTATCCAGGGAACAGCTCCTGATGGAAGTGGAATCAATGAAAAATTAGATGATTTTTCGGCCACTTATGTTGAGGTAATAAGCAACAGGTTGAGTATGGTGAATTTTGTCCTTGATCTCTCTCATGTGCTGAGTAATGCGAGCCAACTACACTTCAATATACTTGGTTACAAGAATTCTGAAACAGAAATAAGTACTTCTGATTGCATAGACAAGGTTGCTTTACCAGAAAATAAAGATCTTCAGCACTCGGGAGAGGTATATGCAAATGGTTGCGCTCATTTTTCTGATTCTACTTCTGATCCAGACATTCCTCATGAAGGAAGTCTTGTTCCTACTTCAGAGTCAACATCAACCTCTTTGAAGTGCTCGTTGGAGGAGGTTGAACAATTGAAATTAGAGAAAGAAAATATGGCTCTTGATCTTGCTAGATACTCTGAGAACCTGGAGAGCACCAAATCCCAGTTGACTGAAACCGAGCAACTTCTTGCAGAGGTTAAGTCACAATTGGTATCTGCTCAAAAGGCAAACAGTTTGGCTGAAACTCAGCTCAAATGCATGGCAGAGTCATATAACTCACTTGAAACTCGGACTGAGGAGTTGCAAACTGAAGTCAACCATCTTCAGGCCAAGATAGAAAGTCTTGATAATGAGCTTCAAGAGGAAAAGAAGAATCACCAGGATACTTTAGCTAGTTGCAAGGATCTCGAAGAGCAACTTCAAAG GATGGAGAGTGCTGCTGATCTTGATGCCAAGACTAACCAG GAGAAAGACTTAACAGCTGCAGCAGAGAAGCTAGCTGAGTGTCAAGAAACCATATTTCTTCTCGGGAAACAGTTGAACTCTTTGCGTCCTCAGACGGAGTTTATGGGGTCTCCGTACATCGATAGAAGTTCAAAAGGGGAGGGCTTTCGGGAAGAATCGACAACCACTAGCATGAACATCCATGACAATGATTTAGCTGAGATGGACAGCGCCAGTTCTGTAAAAGCAACTTGTGAGTCCCCTGTGGATATATATAATGTGTCATACAGTCCCTCGGACACTGAAGTAAACAATCCATTGAGATCACCAATCAGCTCAAAGTCTCCTAAACACCGGTCTACAAAGTCTGGCTCTTCGTCATCTGCTGGCCCTACACCTGAAAAACAATCTCGTGGTTTCAGCCGATTCTTTTCTTCTAAGGGAAAGACCGGATCTTAG
- the LOC125855361 gene encoding auxin-responsive protein SAUR50-like produces the protein MAIRKSNKLSQRAMLKQILKRCSSLGKKNGYQDEQQGGLPMDVPKGHFVVYVGENRTRYIVPISILSRPEFRVLLQRAEEEFGFDHDMGLTIPCDEDFFESLTSSMLR, from the coding sequence ATGGCTATTAGGAAATCAAACAAGTTGTCACAAAGGGCAATGTTGAAGCAAATTCTAAAAAGATGTTCGAGTTTaggaaagaaaaatggatatcAAGACGAACAACAAGGTGGTCTTCCAATGGACGTACCAAAAGGACATTTTGTAGTTTACGTTGGCGAAAATCGAACAAGGTACATTGttccaatttcaattttatcaaGGCCCGAATTTCGGGTACTACTTCAACGGGCCGAAGAAGAATTCGGATTCGATCATGACATGGGCCTTACAATTCCATGTGACGAAGATTTTTTCGAATCTCTAACTTCGTCAATGCTAAGGTAA